ACAAGCAGTGTAAAAGTTAAAAAATAGCTATGGTTTTATATAAACATACTCGTCTTTATACCAGCCCCAGACTGTAGGAAATACATTTTTAAGTTTGTTTTTAACAGCAAGAAGTTCTTCAGGAGCAGCTATAAATATCATAGGCTGCTCCTCTCCTATTATTTTGAAAGCCTTTTTGTAAAGCATATCCCTTTTTTTAGGGTCAAGTTCAACAGCAGCCTGCTGGAATAACCTGTCTATTTCTGCCTCCCATTTTGTTGCAGGTTTTTTCTGGGCAGGATACCACATGTGCAGATGTCCAGACGAAAGCCATACATTCTGACCAAAATAAGGGTCTATACTACCGGTTAATCCAATTATTACTGCTTCCCAGTCATAGTTAGACATAAGCCTGCTTACAAGGTTATTAAAATCTATAGCCTGAAAGTTTACTTCAATGCCTATTCTTTTCAGGTCGTCCTTCAGGATATTTCCGATTATTTCCCTTTCTTTATTTCCTGAGTTTGTTATAAGTGTAAACTGTAATTTGTGCCCTTCAGCATCATACAGATACCCATCTTTCCCCTCATGAAAGCCTGCTTCTATTAAAAGTTGTTTTGCTTTTTTCAGATTAAATGGGTATTTAGGGTAGTAGTTTTCATCATAAAGTCTTCTATTTGCAGGTGTAACGCCGGTATAAATCGGATATGCAAGACCGTTGTAAGCTATGTTTATAATTCCCCTTCTATCAACGGCGTATGAAATTGCCTGTCTGAATTTTTTATTCTGGAACCATTTTAGTTTGTATTCTGGAATAGGAGCTTTGGGATTTTGATTAAAAACTATAAAAGTTGTGGATGGTGTAGGACCCAGATTATAAATTGTAAAGTTTTTTTCTTTAGCCTTTGGTAATAGCTCCGGAAGGTCAGAGGGGCGAACTCCGTAATAATCAATTTCTCCAGAAATAAATTTTATTAATCTAACATCAGGGTCACCTATTATCTGGGCTTTTATTTTTGTAATGTAAGGAAGTTTCTGTCCCTTCTGGTCTTTTCCCCAGTAGTAAGGATTTCTTTCATATATAGCATACTGGCCTATCACATACTCTACAAGTTTATAGGGACCTGTGCCTATAATCTTTTTTGGGTCTGTGTTTACTCCCCATGTTGATGTAAAGGTCTTATTTTTTACACTTTCTTCTAAGATATGTTTAGGTAATATTGAGGCTCCAACAGCCTGTAAAAAAGGAGCAAACGGCTTTGGAATTTTAAATCTAACTGTGTGTTCGTCAATCTTTTCAACAATAAATTTTTTCCCTTCTATATAAAGCATATCCTTAACTGAACTGGGGATATCAGGATTGTAATATATCTGGTTATAGGTAAATACAACATCATCAGCAGTAACAGGTTTTCCATCAAACCATTTTGCATCTTTTCTTAGGTGAAATATCCAGACTGTTCCTGTTTTATCCCTTTCCCAGCTTTCTGCAAGGTCAGGTTCAGGTAGTAGCGTTTTTACATTGGTTTTGGTCAGACCGTTAAACAGCATTCCTATCATTGCTGTTGAGGTTGTTTCCTGTGCCATTACAGGATTGAGGGTTTTTGCATCTCCTGCAAGGGCTCTTTTCAGCGTTCCCCCTTCAATTCCTATTTCAACATAAAACTGGTCTGGGTTTATCTTTTGAATGCTGTATTCAGAGTTCTGCTCCTGGGATGGAGTAATAAGATATACAGGCAGAAAAAGAATAATAATAAGCAAAATAGCCTTTAAAAAGGCCAGAACATTATCCTTCATTTTTCAGTTTTTCAAGCTCTTCCTGTGTTATTTTTTTGGCATCATCTGGAAGGAAATCAGGAATATCATCTATAATCTCAAACTTAAGCATACAGTTTTCACATACAAAAGTATCTTTCAGGTATAAAAGCTCTCCTTTGCACTCAGGACAGGCAAGTATCTTGATAAGTTCTTCAGGTATCATAGATTTACTCCAAGGTTTTATTTTAAAATATTATACAGCACTAATTTCGGAGGATAATCATGGATCCAGGTTTCTGGTTTCCAGCAATAATCATAGGTATGGTGATATTTGCTGTGGCTGTTTTTGGTCTTGTAGTTTATTTAGATAAAGGTGAGTAATGCAGGCATTTTTAAAAAAATATTATGCAATAACTGACAGAAAGCAGT
This genomic window from Persephonella sp. IF05-L8 contains:
- a CDS encoding Trm112 family protein, with protein sequence MIPEELIKILACPECKGELLYLKDTFVCENCMLKFEIIDDIPDFLPDDAKKITQEELEKLKNEG
- a CDS encoding ABC transporter substrate-binding protein, which produces MKDNVLAFLKAILLIIILFLPVYLITPSQEQNSEYSIQKINPDQFYVEIGIEGGTLKRALAGDAKTLNPVMAQETTSTAMIGMLFNGLTKTNVKTLLPEPDLAESWERDKTGTVWIFHLRKDAKWFDGKPVTADDVVFTYNQIYYNPDIPSSVKDMLYIEGKKFIVEKIDEHTVRFKIPKPFAPFLQAVGASILPKHILEESVKNKTFTSTWGVNTDPKKIIGTGPYKLVEYVIGQYAIYERNPYYWGKDQKGQKLPYITKIKAQIIGDPDVRLIKFISGEIDYYGVRPSDLPELLPKAKEKNFTIYNLGPTPSTTFIVFNQNPKAPIPEYKLKWFQNKKFRQAISYAVDRRGIINIAYNGLAYPIYTGVTPANRRLYDENYYPKYPFNLKKAKQLLIEAGFHEGKDGYLYDAEGHKLQFTLITNSGNKEREIIGNILKDDLKRIGIEVNFQAIDFNNLVSRLMSNYDWEAVIIGLTGSIDPYFGQNVWLSSGHLHMWYPAQKKPATKWEAEIDRLFQQAAVELDPKKRDMLYKKAFKIIGEEQPMIFIAAPEELLAVKNKLKNVFPTVWGWYKDEYVYIKP